A genomic stretch from Thermomonospora umbrina includes:
- a CDS encoding DUF932 domain-containing protein, with product MYASVATRNADLTDLKNVLLDQQSRKLDVVVSARHLHAEGGNLAIDDTDPVLSEDGVTSTTGLFRPTHLFDEGVSDKLGIPRAYLTRMRQEAIGLYDTNVNGWLRKMEATPDKKFLVRVLRGHTGGSADGTGGVARALLSDGYRIIDNLDVLLAVLDGIRRTGLNVTIDGCDLTERRMYVRVVAPQIHALAPALLKRYRSPFTGAMGADNPVMFAGFVVTNSETGCGAFTLTPRIVAQVCGNGYTISRDAERNVHLGGRLDEGVVAWSDQTRQSYLDLITNKSKDAVQKFLDPVYLSAKIDQLQKNAHTPVTDPLETIKFVGVQLGFSQERRDEILDHFIKGADATAGGIMHAVTSVARGQDDADIAHDLEVKAPRALELAARR from the coding sequence ATGTACGCATCTGTGGCGACCCGCAACGCGGACCTGACCGATCTCAAGAACGTCCTGCTCGACCAGCAGTCCCGCAAACTGGACGTTGTCGTCTCCGCCCGCCACCTGCACGCCGAGGGCGGCAACCTCGCCATCGACGACACCGACCCCGTGCTCAGCGAGGACGGGGTCACCTCAACGACCGGACTGTTCCGCCCGACGCATCTTTTCGACGAGGGCGTCTCCGACAAGCTCGGCATCCCCCGCGCCTATCTGACGCGGATGCGACAGGAGGCCATCGGGCTGTACGACACCAACGTCAACGGTTGGCTGCGGAAGATGGAGGCGACGCCCGACAAGAAGTTCCTCGTGCGAGTCCTCCGCGGCCACACCGGCGGCTCCGCCGACGGCACCGGCGGCGTCGCCCGAGCCCTGCTGTCGGACGGCTACCGGATCATCGACAACCTCGACGTGCTGCTGGCCGTCCTGGACGGAATCCGCCGCACCGGACTGAACGTGACCATCGACGGCTGCGATCTCACCGAACGGCGCATGTACGTCAGGGTGGTCGCTCCACAGATCCACGCCCTGGCACCCGCGCTGCTCAAGCGGTATCGCTCGCCCTTCACCGGGGCCATGGGCGCCGACAACCCCGTGATGTTCGCGGGCTTCGTCGTCACGAACTCCGAGACCGGATGCGGCGCGTTCACTCTCACGCCCCGCATCGTCGCCCAGGTCTGCGGCAACGGCTACACCATCAGCCGAGACGCCGAACGCAACGTGCACCTCGGTGGTCGCCTCGACGAGGGTGTGGTGGCCTGGAGTGACCAGACCCGCCAAAGCTATCTGGATCTGATCACCAACAAGTCCAAGGACGCCGTCCAAAAGTTCCTCGACCCGGTCTACCTCTCCGCCAAGATCGATCAATTGCAGAAGAACGCCCACACCCCGGTGACCGACCCGCTCGAGACGATCAAGTTCGTCGGCGTGCAGCTGGGTTTCTCCCAGGAACGACGCGATGAGATCTTGGACCACTTCATCAAGGGCGCCGACGCGACCGCGGGCGGCATCATGCACGCGGTCACGAGCGTCGCCCGCGGCCAGGACGACGCCGACATCGCCCACGACTTGGAAGTGAAGGCGCCGCGCGCGTTGGAACTGGCCGCTCGACGATAA
- the ssb gene encoding single-stranded DNA-binding protein, with amino-acid sequence MAIGDTLITLVGNLTDDPSLNFSQQGVAVASFTVASSRRVRDQATGEWSDGDTLFLRCSAFRQLAENCVESLTRGCRVVVTGRLKQRSYEDREGVKRTVFEVEAEDVGPSLKWASAKVVKARRDDVPPPAEPEAPRNDPWAFDSPPVPVGAGFPSQPPF; translated from the coding sequence ATGGCTATCGGAGACACCCTGATCACACTGGTGGGTAACCTCACCGATGATCCCTCGTTGAACTTTTCGCAGCAGGGCGTCGCGGTGGCGTCGTTCACTGTCGCGTCGTCGCGGCGAGTCCGCGATCAGGCCACCGGCGAGTGGAGCGATGGTGACACGTTGTTCCTGCGCTGCTCGGCTTTCCGGCAGCTCGCCGAGAACTGTGTGGAGTCGCTGACTCGCGGCTGCCGGGTCGTGGTCACCGGGCGGCTGAAGCAGCGGTCGTATGAGGACCGTGAGGGCGTCAAGCGGACGGTGTTCGAGGTCGAGGCTGAGGACGTCGGCCCGTCGCTGAAGTGGGCGTCGGCCAAGGTCGTCAAGGCGCGGCGTGATGACGTCCCACCTCCCGCTGAACCGGAGGCGCCGCGGAACGATCCGTGGGCGTTCGACTCGCCTCCGGTGCCGGTGGGGGCCGGGTTCCCCTCGCAGCCTCCGTTCTGA